AAGAGCGTTAAGTGTCACAGTCGCGAGTCCCAGACCTAGACCGAAGATTGCTGCAGACACCACGTACGTCAGCATGTCTGTCCCAATCGCTGCGATCACCAGCCCCACCGATGTCATGAGACAGCCTAGAGTCGCAAGAGCCGAGTATCCTCTCCGGTCCGAGAGAGGACCTCCAATGGCTGCAGCCACGAGCTGTCCCGCTGCAAGGACGGAGATGAAGAGCCCCGGGTTGTCCGAACCATGCATGACTGCGATTGTCGGTGTGTAGCTCAGCACAGCACCAAATCCAAGACACATGAGGAAAGCCGACAGAGTAGGCTTCAGGGCGGGTCTGGAGATGAGGCCACCTCTGGACCCGAGACCAAATAGAGTCGGGCCACGCGTCCGATACCAGACGAGCATCGAACAGGGCAGAACAAGAATACTGAGGAGGATGGTGTAGATGAACAGAGAACGGAATGCCTCATCGGTGAGACTTGTGACCAGTGAGCTGCCAACGGATGGGAATACTATCATCGTGACATAGTTGGTTGCTGCAAACACACCCATCACAAACCCCATCCTGCTGGGAGGTGCAGCTCTGGCAAGGACTGTCGCCAGTGCAACGGTAGTGAATGCCCAGCCGAGTCCATGAAGCGCTCGGACTGAGTACAGCAGATGCTCCTGCATGACAACGTAGTAGGCCCCAAATGACAGCACAAGCAGCAGGGCTCCGGCAGTCAGAACAAGCGCGTCATTGACCTTGCCCAGAATCTTGCCGGACAGCAGTCTGAAGATTACAGCAGACATTGCGAAGACACCGAACGAAAGACCGAGAGAGGACTCGTTGCCGACCACATGCTTGGCGAAGTCCTGTAGCGCACTGAGCGCGAGGTTGTGTGCCATGAACACAAACAGCGTGGTCAAGAGGACCGCATACACTACTGGTGGCAGTCTGGATTGCTGACTGGTCATGGCTTTGTTCATTCCTCTACGTTGAATGAGAAGGTACAGCGAGTCTGTGGGAATAGGACTGTGTCAG
This window of the Candidatus Thorarchaeota archaeon genome carries:
- a CDS encoding MFS transporter, which codes for MTSQQSRLPPVVYAVLLTTLFVFMAHNLALSALQDFAKHVVGNESSLGLSFGVFAMSAVIFRLLSGKILGKVNDALVLTAGALLLVLSFGAYYVVMQEHLLYSVRALHGLGWAFTTVALATVLARAAPPSRMGFVMGVFAATNYVTMIVFPSVGSSLVTSLTDEAFRSLFIYTILLSILVLPCSMLVWYRTRGPTLFGLGSRGGLISRPALKPTLSAFLMCLGFGAVLSYTPTIAVMHGSDNPGLFISVLAAGQLVAAAIGGPLSDRRGYSALATLGCLMTSVGLVIAAIGTDMLTYVVSAAIFGLGLGLATVTLNALAALAVPQSEKPHAMATLSAGFDGGITIGAFSVPILLGFGLTTAGALLVSAVLVMSALANHSPIRSLETHARSVAPEQYQVPSA